The following are encoded in a window of Castanea sativa cultivar Marrone di Chiusa Pesio chromosome 9, ASM4071231v1 genomic DNA:
- the LOC142610302 gene encoding putative RNA polymerase II subunit B1 CTD phosphatase RPAP2 homolog — MAKDQSISLKDAVYKLQLSLLEGISDDSHLFAAGSLMTRSDYEDVVTERSITNLCGYPLCCNSLPSDRPRKGRFRISLKEHKVYDLQETYMYCSSSCAVNSQAFAKSLQDERCSIVNSEKLNEVLRLFGNVNLDSEGNLGKNGDLGLSGLKIQEKKEIKAGEVSLEQWIGPSNAIEGYVPQRDHSSKPSLSKNHKEGSKVNNTMSSGKKDFHISEMDFMSTIITADEYSVSKMPSGSTETASNTKFKEPKEKMSYMDLDGQLSTLENPPALAKNGSEWKSSRSIGEKSKIIKNDDPSMQEVPSASNPCQTSFNSSTAEAEEEAQAEKAAKSSKIMIKSSLKLSGAKKLSRSVTWADEKVDGTGSGNLCEFSDGENKESHDILGSTDVGDNDEMLRFASAEAVAMALSEAAEAVASGEFDVTDAVSEAGIIILPHSHDADQGELMEDGDLLEPEPAPLKWPTKPGIPQSDFFNPEDSWYDPPPEGFGLSLSPFATMWMALFAWVTSSSLAYIYGRDESLHEEYLSVNGREYPCKITLADGRSTEIKQTLAGFLARALPGLITDLRLPTPISTLEQGMGRLLDTMTFVDALPAFRMKQWQVIVLLLIEALSVCRIPALTPHMTNRRMLMQKVLDGAQIGLDEYEVMKDLVIPLGRAPHFSSQSGA; from the exons ATGGCAAAGGATCAATCAATCTCTCTGAAAGATGCTGTCTACAAATTGCAACTTTCCCTCCTTGAAGGAATTAGTGATGACAGCCACCTTTTTGCTGCTGGATCTCTGATGACACGCAGTGACTATGAAGATGTTGTGACTGAGCGTTCAATTACAAACCTCTGTGGTTACCCTTTGTGCTGCAATTCTCTGCCCTCTGATCGCCCTAGGAAGGGCCGGTTTCGTATTTCCTTGAAGGAACACAAGGTTTATGATCTGCAGGAGACATACATGTATTGCTCTTCAAGTTGTGCTGTTAACAGCCAAGCTTTTGCTAAGAGCTTGCAAGATGAGAGATGCTCAATTGTGAATTCAGAAAAACTTAATGAGGTTCTGAGATTGTTTGGGAATGTGAATTTGGATTCTGAGGGGAATTTAGGAAAGAATGGAGATTTAGGATTGTCTGGCTTGAAgattcaggaaaaaaaagaaatcaaggcAGGGGAAGTGTCTCTGGAGCAGTGGATTGGTCCATCAAATGCAATTGAAGGTTATGTTCCACAGAGAGACCATAGTTCCAAGCCTTCACTTTCCAAAAATCACAAAGAAG GGTCCAAAGTTAACAATACCATGTCCAGTGGTAAAAAAGACTTCCATATTAGTGAGATGGACTTCATGAGTACTATAATCACTGCAGATGAATATAGTGTCTCAAAAATGCCATCAGGTTCAACAGAGACTGCTTCCAACACTAAAttcaaagaaccaaaagaaaaaatgagttATATGGATTTAGATGGTCAACTCTCCACATTGGAAAACCCACCTGCTCTTGCAAAGAATGGTTCTGAATGGAAATCAAGCAGATCAATTGGGGAAaagagtaaaataataaaaaatgatgatcCTAGTATGCAAGAGGTGCCTTCAGCATCAAATCCCTGCCAAACTAGTTTCAATTCAAGTACTGCAGAAGCAGAAGAGGAAGCCCAAGCTGAGAAAGCGGCCAAATCAAGTAAAATAATGATCAAATCCTCTCTTAAACTTTCAGGTGCTAAGAAGCTTAGTCGCTCTGTTACCTGGGCTGATGAGAAAGTTGATGGCACGGGGAGTGGAAATCTTTGTGAGTTTAGTGATGGGGAAAATAAAGAAAGTCATGATATATTAGGCAGTACAGATGTGGGAGATAATGATGAAATGCTACGCTTTGCATCGGCTGAAGCTGTTGCAATGGCATTGAGCGAGGCAGCAGAAGCTGTTGCTTCTGGTGAATTTGATGTCACTGATGCTG TGTCTGAAGCTGGAATTATTATATTGCCACATTCCCATGATGCTGATCAAGGGGAGTTGATGGAAGATGGTGATCTGCTTGAACCAGAACCAGCTCCCTTGAAGTGGCCAACAAAGCCTGGAATTCCACAATCCGATTTCTTCAACCCTGAAGACTCGTGGTATGACCCTCCGCCAGAGGGTTTTGGTTTAAGT TTGTCTCCTTTTGCGACAATGTGGATGGCTCTCTTTGCGTGGGTAACATCGTCTTCTTTGGCTTATATATATGGGAGGGATGAAAGTCTTCATGAAGAATATCTATCAGTAAATGGGAGGGAGTACCCCTGTAAGATTACCTTGGCAGATGGTCGTTCTACTGAAATCAAGCAAACGCTTGCCGGTTTTCTTGCTCGGGCTTTGCCTGGACTAATTACTGATCTAAGACTGCCGACACCAATTTCTACTTTGGAGCAAGGGATG GGGCGCTTGTTGGATACAATGACTTTTGTTGATGCACTTCCAGCTTTCAGAATGAAACAATGGCAAGTGATCGTTCTTCTGCTCATTGAAGCTCTCTCCGTCTGTAGGATCCCTGCACTTACCCCACACATGACTAATAGGAGGATGTTGATGCAGAAG
- the LOC142608919 gene encoding uncharacterized protein LOC142608919, which translates to MEEETTAHLFWHCQRAREVWLTSNLFRDSLVHHFGSVMDMLWNKCRNGGAKKTCQALLQGVLEYLSEYQAYMEVTAYPKQSAEVVVWTPPSPTRYKINVDGAVFKEQKLAGVGILIRDATGQLIGACSKKIEAPLGAIEADAKAVELGLQFAKDMSIQDYTLESDSVTLVNALRDFSPPPLSVVALVYSSVAVSHSFRCVDFAHVGRNGNRSTHLFARHALGIANLSIWVEETPCFLEQALNQSIFVNSSD; encoded by the exons ATGGAGGAAGAGACTACGGCCCATTTGTTTTGGCACTGCCAGCGAGCTAGGGAGGTCTGGCTTACGTCTAATTTGTTTCGGGACTCTTTGGTTCATCACTTTGGGTCAGTCATGGATATGCTTTG GAACAAGTGTAGAAATGGGGGTGCGAAGAAGACATGTCAGGCCTTATTGCAAGGGGTGTTGGAGTACTTAAGTGAGTATCAGGCATATATGGAGGTTACGGCGTATCCGAAGCAGTCAGCTGAGGTAGTGGTGTGGACGCCTCCCTCGCCAACCCGCTACAAAATCAACGTGGACGGTGCCGTTTTCAAAGAGCAAAAATTGGCAGGTGTTGGGATTTTGATAAGGGATGCAACGGGACAGTTGATTGGTGCCTGTAGTAAAAAGATAGAAGCTCCCCTGGGCGCCATTGAAGCTGATGCAAAGGCTGTTGAGCTGGGTCTTCAATTTGCCAAGGATATGTCTATACAGGACTACACGCTTGAGAGTGATTCTGTGACGCTGGTTAATGCCTTAAGGGacttttctcctcctcctttaTCAGTTGTTGCTCTGGTTTATAGTTCTGTAGCTGTTTCCCATAGTTTTCGTTGTGTAGACTTTGCCCATGTTGGTCGAAATGGCAATAGGTCAACCCATTTATTTGCAAGACATGCTTTAGGCATTGCAAATTTGTCCATTTGGGTTGAAGAGACTCCTTGTTTCCTTGAACAAGCTCTCAACCAGTCTATATTTGTCAATTCTTCTGATTAA